The Streptomyces sp. NL15-2K genome contains a region encoding:
- a CDS encoding phosphoglycerate kinase codes for MKTIDELLAEGVGGQRVFVRADLNVPLDGTKITDDGRIRAVLPTVKALAEAGARVVVASHLGRPKGAPDPAFSLGPAAARLGELLGADVAFATDTVGESARSTVAGLADGQVAVIENLRFNAGETAKDDAERGAFADQLAELADLYVGDGFGAVHRKHASVVDLPARLPHAAGYLIATEVAVLKKLTEDVKRPYVVALGGAKVSDKLAVIDQLLGKADRLLIGGGMAYTFLKAKGYEVGSSLLQEDQIPAVVEYIERAEKNGVELVLPVDVVAAPEFPDLKTKAPANPNTVAANAVPADQMGLDIGPESRKLYASKLADAATVFWNGPMGVFEHPDYAEGTKAVAQALLDSPGFTVVGGGDSAAAVRTLGFDETAFGHISTGGGASLEYLEGKTLPGLAALED; via the coding sequence ATGAAGACGATCGACGAACTTCTCGCCGAAGGCGTGGGCGGCCAGCGGGTCTTCGTCCGCGCCGACCTGAACGTGCCGCTGGACGGCACCAAGATCACCGATGACGGTCGCATCCGGGCCGTGCTGCCCACCGTCAAGGCCCTCGCCGAGGCGGGCGCCCGCGTGGTCGTCGCCTCGCACCTGGGCCGCCCCAAGGGCGCCCCGGACCCGGCCTTCTCGCTCGGTCCCGCCGCCGCGCGCCTGGGTGAACTCCTGGGCGCCGACGTGGCCTTCGCGACCGACACGGTCGGCGAGTCCGCCCGTTCCACGGTCGCCGGCCTCGCCGACGGCCAGGTCGCCGTCATCGAGAACCTGCGCTTCAACGCAGGCGAGACCGCCAAGGACGACGCCGAGCGCGGAGCCTTCGCCGACCAGCTCGCCGAGCTCGCCGATCTGTACGTGGGCGACGGCTTCGGAGCGGTGCACCGCAAGCACGCCTCGGTCGTCGACCTGCCGGCCCGGCTGCCGCACGCCGCCGGCTACCTCATCGCCACCGAGGTCGCCGTCCTGAAGAAGCTCACCGAGGACGTCAAGCGCCCCTACGTCGTCGCCCTCGGCGGCGCCAAGGTCTCCGACAAGCTCGCCGTCATCGACCAGCTGCTCGGCAAGGCCGACCGGCTGCTCATCGGCGGCGGCATGGCCTACACCTTCCTGAAGGCCAAGGGCTACGAGGTCGGCAGCTCCCTCCTCCAGGAGGACCAGATCCCGGCCGTCGTCGAGTACATCGAGCGCGCCGAGAAGAACGGTGTCGAGCTGGTTCTCCCCGTCGACGTGGTGGCCGCCCCCGAGTTCCCGGACCTGAAGACCAAGGCCCCGGCCAACCCGAACACCGTCGCCGCGAACGCCGTCCCGGCCGACCAGATGGGTCTCGACATCGGGCCTGAGTCCCGCAAGCTGTACGCCTCGAAGCTCGCCGACGCCGCCACCGTCTTCTGGAACGGCCCCATGGGCGTCTTCGAGCACCCCGACTACGCCGAGGGCACCAAGGCGGTCGCCCAGGCCCTCCTCGACTCCCCGGGCTTCACCGTGGTGGGCGGCGGCGACTCCGCCGCGGCCGTCCGCACCCTGGGCTTCGACGAGACCGCATTCGGCCACATCTCGACCGGCGGCGGCGCCTCCCTCGAATACCTCGAGGGCAAGACGCTCCCCGGCCTCGCCGCACTGGAGGACTGA